In a single window of the Pseudomonas oryzihabitans genome:
- a CDS encoding cytochrome c-type biogenesis protein, translating into MRWLALVLLVWPALAGAAIDPYGFHDEAERDRFQALTRELRCPKCQNQDLADSNAPIAGDLRREIQRLMAAGQSDDEIITHLEQRYGEFIRYRPPFEGRTLLLWLLPGLGLLGGAGLLIALTRRRRPAPGLSEAERQRLAALQAEEES; encoded by the coding sequence ATGAGGTGGTTGGCGCTGGTCCTGCTGGTCTGGCCGGCCCTGGCCGGTGCCGCCATCGATCCCTATGGCTTTCACGACGAGGCCGAGCGTGATCGCTTCCAGGCCCTCACCCGCGAGTTGCGCTGTCCCAAGTGCCAGAATCAGGACCTGGCCGACTCCAATGCGCCCATCGCCGGCGATCTGCGTCGCGAGATCCAGCGGCTGATGGCGGCCGGGCAGAGCGACGACGAGATCATCACCCACCTGGAACAGCGCTACGGCGAATTCATCCGTTATCGGCCGCCTTTTGAAGGCCGCACCCTGCTGCTCTGGCTGCTGCCTGGCCTGGGCCTGCTGGGTGGCGCCGGACTGCTCATCGCCCTGACGCGGCGGCGCCGTCCGGCGCCAGGGCTGAGCGAGGCGGAGCGGCAACGGCTGGCGGCGCTGCAGGCGGAGGAGGAGTCCTGA
- the ccmI gene encoding c-type cytochrome biogenesis protein CcmI, with amino-acid sequence MLTFWGLAGLLLILAVLILLVPLLRGGRAAADQRAILNRTLYQERLTELRARAERGELDAEALALAEAEAGRSLLADSPARAASPLRRGRRLGVGAALAVPALALGLYLLLGAWPALQLSQQLAAPSRSPQALLANLEAATRLQPQAADNWYLLARAYAGLGRYQDAVAAFEQVLPRDGRRPEVLGQLAQARFFAAGRTLDAQTQALADEALAADAGEPTTLGLLGMAAYERGDYAGAANYWQRLVAVLPPADPLRRTLADGVARAEKAARAAGQALARPGLEVEVSLAPAVAQRVRPEDSVFVLALAVDEPGPPLAVRRLRAADLPRRVHLDDGDAMLPSRRLSAHRQVRPVVVVARGGDPLKGDWRHEGGPLDLSSSTFSLLRVEPGDSIAP; translated from the coding sequence ATGCTGACGTTCTGGGGCTTGGCCGGACTGCTGCTGATCCTCGCGGTCCTGATCCTGCTGGTTCCGCTGCTGCGCGGCGGACGGGCAGCAGCTGATCAGCGCGCGATCCTCAATCGCACCCTCTATCAGGAGCGCCTGACCGAGCTACGGGCGCGTGCCGAGCGGGGTGAGCTGGATGCCGAGGCGCTGGCGCTGGCTGAAGCGGAGGCAGGTCGGAGCCTGCTCGCCGACAGCCCGGCCCGGGCGGCATCCCCCCTGCGACGTGGCCGGCGTCTGGGTGTTGGCGCTGCCCTGGCGGTACCGGCCTTGGCCCTGGGCCTCTACCTGCTGCTCGGCGCCTGGCCGGCGCTACAGCTGAGTCAGCAGCTTGCCGCGCCATCGCGCTCTCCCCAGGCGCTGCTGGCCAACCTGGAAGCGGCCACCCGCCTGCAACCCCAGGCGGCCGACAACTGGTACCTGCTTGCCCGCGCCTATGCCGGCCTGGGCCGCTACCAGGACGCGGTGGCGGCCTTCGAGCAGGTCCTGCCGCGCGATGGCCGGCGACCTGAGGTGTTGGGGCAACTGGCTCAGGCACGTTTCTTCGCCGCCGGCCGCACCCTGGATGCGCAGACCCAGGCGCTGGCCGATGAGGCCCTGGCGGCGGATGCCGGCGAGCCCACCACCCTGGGCCTGCTGGGCATGGCCGCCTACGAGCGTGGCGACTATGCCGGCGCGGCCAACTACTGGCAGAGACTGGTCGCCGTTCTACCGCCCGCGGATCCTCTGCGTCGCACCCTTGCCGACGGGGTCGCCCGGGCAGAAAAGGCGGCCCGAGCCGCTGGCCAGGCGCTTGCGCGGCCTGGACTGGAGGTGGAGGTCAGTCTGGCACCCGCCGTGGCGCAACGGGTAAGGCCCGAGGACAGCGTCTTCGTGCTGGCGCTGGCGGTGGACGAGCCGGGACCGCCGCTGGCGGTTCGGCGTCTGCGGGCTGCCGATCTGCCACGGCGGGTACATCTGGACGATGGCGACGCCATGTTGCCCAGCCGGCGGCTGTCCGCTCATCGTCAGGTGCGGCCCGTGGTGGTCGTCGCTCGCGGCGGCGATCCGCTCAAGGGCGACTGGCGCCATGAGGGAGGCCCGTTGGACCTCTCTTCTAGTACGTTCAGCCTATTGCGCGTGGAGCCTGGTGATAGCATTGCGCCATGA
- a CDS encoding DsbE family thiol:disulfide interchange protein, which translates to MRRRLLLCLPLLAFLVLAGFLFRGLHRDPQALPSALVGQPFPAFSLPGVKDDQLFSRQDLLGRPALVNVWGTWCVACREEHPVLNQLKAQGVVIHGINYKDDNASARRWLAEFHDPYQLDLRDDAGRLGLDLGVYGAPETFLIDAQGVVRYRHVGVVDQRVWAEELGPRYHALVAAP; encoded by the coding sequence ATGCGTCGTCGCCTGTTGCTCTGTCTGCCACTGCTGGCCTTTCTGGTCCTGGCCGGTTTTCTCTTTCGCGGGCTCCATCGCGATCCTCAGGCCCTGCCCTCGGCGCTGGTGGGGCAGCCGTTTCCCGCCTTTTCGCTGCCGGGCGTGAAGGATGACCAACTGTTCAGCCGCCAGGACCTGCTTGGCCGCCCGGCGCTGGTCAATGTCTGGGGCACCTGGTGCGTGGCCTGCCGCGAAGAGCACCCCGTGCTGAACCAGCTCAAGGCCCAGGGTGTGGTGATCCACGGCATCAACTACAAGGACGACAACGCCAGCGCCCGCCGCTGGCTGGCGGAATTCCACGATCCCTATCAGCTCGATCTCCGCGACGACGCCGGTCGCCTGGGGCTGGACCTGGGCGTCTATGGCGCGCCGGAAACCTTCCTGATCGACGCCCAGGGCGTGGTGCGCTATCGCCATGTCGGCGTGGTCGATCAGCGGGTCTGGGCTGAAGAGCTCGGCCCGCGCTATCACGCCCTGGTGGCGGCGCCATGA
- a CDS encoding NAD(P)/FAD-dependent oxidoreductase, with protein sequence MEALPSVRKIAILGGGVSAVTAAFRLTSEPNWRERYQITLYQQGWRLGGKGASGRNAADHQRIEEHGIHVWFGFYYNAFHNLRQCYEELARPAGAPLATLDEAFFPHSHTAFADEFQGHWTTWPIDTLALPGKPGEGWNPKPFMAALGDLLEWLLRLGEVDDTPVTAEPAGLFARLRAHCREELQELALDEAERHLQRARTALPDGVDHPLLLWLLREARGLLGKVLHERSQTRLSAHRLWLLMDFGLTVLIGMLADEVYSKGFEALNAETFLAWLERHGASTATLDGAVLKSLHGGIFAYRDGDLGQPDVEAGTVLRAALLALTTAKGSFIWRMQAGMGDVVFAPYYEVLARRGVEFRFFHQVTGIEAADDGQGPRVTRLQIQRQVPLKGDVYQPLVDVKGLPCWPSTPLYEQIDDQVAKDLQDGQINLESNWSGWQGVEQLELQVERDFDEVVLGISVAGLAALSPSLCTLDPAFARMTQAVATVATQAVQLWQNRDAWQLGWTGSPQGGQAPELLGFAAQAMDSWADVSYLVEREDWSNGTPPADISYFCGVLEAPPAPPIGKRDDYPQKQAAQVRADFIDLMNAKLGAYWPEAVTTAGYRWDCLLAPDDVQGPARFDYQYWRANVDPSERYVQSVAGSSRYRLPTDGTVCRNLYLTGDWIRNGFNMGCVESATLSGLQTARALLGHTEVLPGEDAFQ encoded by the coding sequence ATGGAAGCGTTACCCTCTGTCCGCAAGATCGCCATTCTGGGTGGAGGAGTGTCCGCCGTCACCGCCGCCTTTCGTCTTACTAGTGAGCCCAACTGGCGTGAGCGTTACCAGATCACCCTGTATCAACAGGGTTGGCGCCTGGGGGGCAAGGGGGCCAGCGGACGCAACGCCGCCGATCACCAGCGGATCGAGGAGCACGGCATCCATGTCTGGTTCGGCTTCTACTACAACGCCTTCCATAACCTGAGGCAGTGCTACGAAGAACTGGCTCGACCAGCGGGAGCGCCCCTGGCCACGCTCGACGAGGCCTTCTTCCCCCACTCCCATACCGCCTTCGCCGACGAGTTCCAGGGCCACTGGACCACCTGGCCCATCGATACCCTGGCGTTGCCCGGCAAGCCCGGCGAAGGCTGGAATCCCAAACCCTTCATGGCCGCCCTCGGCGACCTGCTGGAGTGGCTCTTGCGCCTGGGCGAAGTGGACGACACCCCGGTCACTGCCGAGCCGGCCGGCCTGTTCGCCCGGTTGCGCGCCCATTGTCGCGAGGAGTTGCAGGAGCTGGCGCTGGATGAGGCGGAGCGACACCTGCAGCGGGCCCGCACGGCACTGCCCGATGGCGTCGATCATCCGCTACTGCTGTGGCTGCTGCGCGAAGCACGCGGCCTGCTGGGCAAGGTGCTGCACGAGCGCAGCCAGACCCGCCTCAGCGCCCACCGGCTGTGGCTGCTGATGGACTTCGGTCTCACGGTGCTCATCGGCATGCTCGCCGACGAGGTCTACTCCAAGGGCTTCGAGGCGCTCAACGCGGAAACCTTCCTGGCCTGGCTCGAACGCCATGGCGCCAGCACCGCGACCCTGGACGGTGCGGTGCTCAAGTCGTTGCACGGCGGCATCTTCGCCTATCGCGACGGCGATCTCGGCCAACCCGATGTCGAGGCCGGCACCGTGCTGCGCGCCGCCCTGCTGGCCCTGACCACCGCCAAGGGTTCCTTTATCTGGCGCATGCAGGCCGGCATGGGCGACGTGGTCTTTGCGCCCTACTACGAGGTGCTGGCCCGCCGCGGGGTGGAGTTCCGCTTCTTCCACCAGGTCACCGGCATCGAAGCCGCCGACGATGGCCAGGGTCCACGGGTGACCCGCCTGCAGATTCAGCGCCAGGTGCCCCTCAAGGGTGACGTCTACCAGCCGCTGGTGGACGTCAAGGGCCTGCCCTGCTGGCCTTCGACGCCGCTATACGAGCAGATCGACGACCAGGTCGCCAAGGACCTGCAAGATGGCCAGATCAACCTGGAATCCAACTGGAGTGGCTGGCAGGGCGTCGAGCAGCTGGAGTTGCAGGTCGAGCGGGACTTCGACGAGGTGGTGCTGGGCATCTCCGTGGCTGGCCTCGCCGCTCTCTCCCCCAGCCTATGTACCCTGGACCCGGCCTTCGCCCGGATGACCCAGGCAGTGGCGACCGTTGCCACCCAGGCCGTGCAGCTCTGGCAGAACCGTGATGCCTGGCAACTGGGCTGGACCGGTTCGCCTCAGGGCGGCCAGGCGCCGGAGCTGCTGGGCTTCGCCGCCCAGGCGATGGATTCCTGGGCCGACGTCAGCTATCTGGTGGAGCGTGAAGACTGGTCGAACGGTACGCCGCCGGCGGACATCAGCTATTTCTGCGGCGTACTCGAGGCTCCGCCCGCCCCTCCTATCGGCAAGCGAGACGACTATCCGCAAAAACAGGCCGCCCAGGTAAGAGCAGATTTCATCGACCTCATGAACGCCAAACTGGGTGCCTACTGGCCGGAGGCCGTGACCACGGCGGGCTACCGCTGGGACTGTCTGCTGGCGCCCGACGATGTCCAGGGACCGGCACGCTTCGACTATCAGTACTGGCGCGCCAACGTCGACCCCAGTGAGCGCTATGTACAGAGCGTGGCCGGCAGCAGTCGCTATCGGCTGCCCACCGACGGCACGGTCTGTCGCAACCTCTATCTGACCGGGGATTGGATCCGCAACGGCTTCAACATGGGCTGCGTGGAGTCGGCGACCCTATCCGGCCTGCAGACCGCTCGCGCCCTGCTCGGCCACACCGAGGTCCTGCCCGGCGAGGACGCCTTCCAGTAG
- a CDS encoding response regulator, whose amino-acid sequence MLNIPGYSCTTRVSESRHALIYRGTRLDDGQPVILKLLATDYPTPQAQAALRQEFELTRRASASGAVSAALDLLDHEGSLVLVLEDIGGTDLGELLAAGPLALEDFFDWALSIVRALARLHRLRIAHNDLNPRNIVCNCATGTLRLTDLGIATAFGAVNGNDVRLEGSLTYLAPEQSGRTGRHQDYRSDFYALGVTFYEMLAGEPPFRAQDPLELMHAHLAMRPPSLVERVPTVPPMLAALVDKLMAKAAEERYQGCFGILSDLTRCQAAYQGGDSSDFTLGEQDPPARLMPVRTLQGRGVPLRMLEEALARATLGRIEAVFVSGSSGVGKSALVQAFVRRQGERVILAHGKFETLGSGVPYGALRQAVRELVEIGQTLGEAFAERLVGALAGNAGVLTEVSPELATWLGPQPPVAELPPQQAEQRFDETVITLLRAFATDTRPLLLWLDDLQWADSASLRLIERLLARGDHGSLLLVATHREEQLAGSSLERLLSAGLIRTLSLGPLSRVEIERLIAELLPAPAADQAALAGLCLDKTLGNPFFIEQLLRSLQQDGLLEFDGERGQWHWELQRLQALDVYDNVVDFMVGKLKELPAATSQLLQWAACLGTHFSSDRLAALMAESPADIRRLCQSLVQEGLLTETDGGQTGEATPTRYSFPHDQVRHAAYSLLAPAERERVHLRAGQLYLAEGSGQRLDAVSHLNLALALIESPAERLQLLELNLEAARKARQANAYPAALDFLRTAVELIDEAAWGSRHALLFQVHREWAEVAHLCGDASEALRICELLLPRALTTFEEAGVRALQIDLYSGLGRFTEAVAVAVAGIQALDEPWPEAPEAINQAIGSDSAEVEAWLAEHTPAALLDLPRMEDPRAQLLIRLLGLLWGPATNVDLAMSLLAIMRIVKLSIRYGNGDLSPFGYANYGSVLSAFHGRYELGYQIGRLAVDLVDRTGNLPLKCKVYTMFAVTNSPWSSPIADNVTLLREALAAGQRTGEIIFTAYSAFHILKHLQHAGAPLDDILAETEEIERILLGIGDPNTLEVFTILRQSLRLLQGLTPGQERWDEEGQDEAALVQQMQDSGHVLCLNYYDFNKMQAALLFRRLPQARHHAEAMEASLAASFGWFSIAEHAFYQALILLAEGELVDEDLAKVQSARERLAGWAEHCPENFAHKRDLVDAELARRDGRVEAAMDLYEQALESARLHGFRQGAALAEELYGRFWLERQRPRLARTYLQDAQRSYLHWGAAAKAQALEDEFPHWLRVAETSALTMQRTQGQSTSEMMRLDWLSVLKSLQTISNELALDQLLARMMRIILEEGGAQQGLLLLPEGGRWLVQASVSSGATEPRVLQGLPLALNEQDAGEGLVPLTLVAHVIRHREPVILDDAARAGRFVRDAYIRARRPRSICCLPVLRQGRLIGILYLENNLLAQAFTPGRLQVLGILATQAAISLEHAQIYETLEHRVAERTLELDQARIRAEEAAAAKSLFLATMSHEIRTPLNAVIGLSRLTLGTRLSGEQRGHVGKILDSGETLLGVINDVLDYSRNEAGGTQLERLGFNLAKVLERTLNLCALKAHEKGVELILDCSPDIPLALEGDPLRLQQVLVNLLSNAVKFTERGHVLIRVGAVCEEGRAHFSLAVEDTGIGLTEAQQAQLFQPFTQADGSISRRYGGTGLGLAISRQLTELMGGTLEVHSEAGRGSCFTLRLTLPMVGEPERLPSQTPRQVLLVDDHGLARRTLGQRLRELGMQVVEAESGEQALGAMIDHAAAFELAIVDWRLGAEDGLVLARRLRECQPQLALTLLASPYEAEEVRSLGEDLPGLELLDKPVTGPALQRLLAGLGMAPVASPTMGQSVVDLQGIRLLLVDDNAINRQVVIGFLQGSGILIDVAEDGQAALDQLERERYDLVLMDVHMPRLDGLSATRELRTRPALAGLPVIAMTANGLPGDRERCLDAGMNDHLVKPLDPAELFRIIAAWANLEQLQRAERKAVEEVEESKDVGVLARARASAVLEPEPALHLLRGSAELYEQLLRDFRLQQAELPEKVAAWRAADDVTALFECAHSLQATAAYVGASALQEAAQRLTQRIRLAQPIGDDVRRLQVEAERCLTALDEILLPVDQDVEASTEAFEVLLERLVGLLQTSDFAAEELLDTLLRACVSNTHGADVARIREWVNDVEFEHAADATADLLRRVRQAGQRSG is encoded by the coding sequence TTGTTGAATATTCCAGGCTACAGCTGCACGACGCGGGTGAGTGAAAGCCGCCATGCGCTGATCTATCGAGGAACCCGGCTGGACGATGGTCAGCCGGTGATCCTCAAGCTGCTGGCCACCGACTACCCCACGCCCCAGGCCCAGGCTGCGCTACGCCAGGAGTTCGAGTTGACCCGCCGGGCCAGCGCCAGTGGCGCTGTGAGCGCGGCCCTGGACCTGCTGGACCACGAGGGCAGCCTGGTCCTGGTACTCGAAGACATCGGCGGTACCGATCTGGGCGAACTGCTCGCGGCGGGCCCTCTGGCCCTGGAGGACTTCTTCGACTGGGCACTGTCCATCGTTCGCGCCCTGGCGCGACTGCACCGGCTGCGTATCGCCCACAACGATCTCAATCCGCGCAACATCGTCTGCAACTGCGCCACCGGCACGCTACGCCTCACCGACCTGGGAATCGCCACGGCCTTTGGCGCCGTCAATGGCAACGATGTCCGTCTGGAAGGCTCCCTCACCTATCTGGCTCCCGAGCAGAGCGGGCGAACCGGGCGTCACCAGGACTATCGCAGCGATTTTTACGCCTTGGGCGTGACCTTCTACGAGATGCTCGCCGGTGAGCCGCCCTTTCGCGCCCAGGATCCCCTGGAATTGATGCACGCGCACCTGGCGATGCGGCCGCCGTCGCTGGTCGAGCGCGTGCCGACGGTACCGCCCATGCTGGCGGCGCTGGTGGACAAGCTCATGGCCAAGGCCGCCGAGGAACGTTACCAGGGCTGTTTCGGCATCCTGAGTGATCTGACGCGTTGCCAGGCAGCCTATCAAGGGGGCGATTCGTCAGACTTTACCCTGGGTGAACAGGATCCACCGGCCCGGCTGATGCCGGTGCGCACCCTGCAGGGGCGCGGCGTGCCCTTGCGGATGCTGGAAGAGGCCCTGGCCCGGGCGACCCTGGGCCGGATCGAGGCGGTCTTCGTCAGCGGCAGCTCCGGGGTGGGCAAGTCGGCACTGGTACAGGCCTTCGTTCGCCGCCAGGGCGAACGGGTGATCCTGGCCCATGGCAAGTTCGAGACGCTCGGCAGCGGCGTGCCCTATGGCGCCCTGCGCCAGGCCGTGCGTGAGCTGGTCGAGATCGGCCAGACCCTGGGCGAGGCGTTCGCCGAACGCCTGGTAGGCGCCCTGGCTGGCAACGCGGGTGTGCTGACCGAGGTCTCTCCTGAGCTGGCCACCTGGCTCGGGCCCCAGCCTCCGGTGGCCGAGCTACCGCCGCAGCAGGCCGAACAGCGCTTCGACGAAACCGTGATCACCTTGTTGCGGGCCTTTGCCACGGACACCCGCCCGCTGTTGCTTTGGTTGGATGACCTGCAATGGGCCGACAGCGCCTCGTTGCGACTGATCGAACGGCTGCTGGCGCGGGGCGACCACGGCTCGCTGCTGCTGGTGGCCACCCATCGCGAAGAGCAGTTGGCCGGTAGTAGCCTGGAAAGACTGCTGAGCGCGGGGTTGATCCGCACCCTCTCGCTGGGCCCGCTGTCGCGGGTGGAGATCGAGCGGCTGATCGCCGAACTGCTGCCGGCCCCGGCTGCGGACCAGGCGGCCCTGGCTGGCCTGTGCCTGGACAAGACCCTCGGCAATCCCTTCTTCATCGAACAGCTGCTGCGTAGCCTGCAGCAGGATGGCCTGCTGGAATTCGATGGTGAACGCGGGCAGTGGCACTGGGAGCTGCAGCGTCTTCAGGCACTGGACGTCTATGACAATGTCGTCGACTTCATGGTCGGCAAGCTCAAGGAACTGCCAGCGGCGACCTCGCAGCTGCTGCAATGGGCGGCCTGCCTGGGCACGCATTTCTCCAGCGACCGTCTCGCCGCGCTGATGGCCGAATCACCGGCGGATATCCGCCGGCTCTGCCAATCGCTGGTGCAGGAAGGCCTGCTCACCGAAACCGACGGCGGCCAGACGGGCGAGGCGACGCCCACCCGCTACAGCTTCCCCCACGATCAGGTGCGGCACGCCGCCTACTCGCTGCTGGCGCCCGCCGAACGCGAGCGGGTCCATCTGCGCGCCGGTCAGCTGTACCTCGCCGAGGGCAGCGGCCAGCGGCTGGACGCCGTGAGTCATCTCAATCTGGCGCTGGCATTGATCGAATCGCCCGCCGAGCGCCTGCAACTGCTGGAACTCAACCTGGAGGCCGCACGCAAGGCGCGTCAGGCCAATGCCTATCCCGCTGCGCTGGACTTCCTGCGCACGGCCGTCGAGCTGATCGACGAGGCGGCCTGGGGCAGCCGCCACGCGCTGCTGTTCCAGGTGCATCGGGAATGGGCCGAAGTGGCCCATCTCTGTGGCGATGCCAGCGAAGCGTTGCGCATCTGCGAACTCTTGCTGCCGCGAGCCCTTACCACCTTCGAAGAGGCCGGGGTCCGGGCCCTGCAGATCGACCTGTACAGCGGCCTGGGTCGCTTCACCGAGGCCGTGGCCGTCGCGGTGGCCGGTATCCAGGCGCTGGACGAACCCTGGCCGGAGGCGCCAGAGGCGATCAACCAGGCCATCGGCAGCGACAGTGCCGAGGTCGAGGCCTGGCTGGCCGAGCACACCCCGGCGGCACTGCTCGACCTACCGCGCATGGAAGATCCCCGCGCCCAGTTGCTGATCCGCTTGCTGGGCCTGCTCTGGGGACCGGCCACCAACGTCGACCTGGCCATGAGCCTGCTGGCGATCATGCGCATCGTCAAACTGTCGATCCGGTACGGCAACGGCGATCTGTCGCCTTTCGGCTACGCCAACTACGGCTCTGTGCTGTCGGCCTTTCATGGCCGCTACGAACTGGGTTATCAGATCGGCCGACTGGCCGTCGACCTGGTGGACCGCACCGGCAATCTGCCGCTCAAGTGCAAGGTCTACACCATGTTCGCGGTGACCAACAGTCCCTGGTCGAGCCCCATCGCGGACAACGTCACCCTGCTGCGCGAAGCCCTGGCAGCCGGGCAACGCACCGGCGAGATCATCTTTACCGCCTATAGTGCCTTCCACATCCTCAAGCACCTGCAGCATGCCGGCGCACCGCTGGACGACATCCTGGCCGAAACCGAGGAGATCGAGCGGATCCTGCTGGGGATCGGCGATCCCAACACCCTCGAGGTCTTCACCATTCTGCGTCAGTCACTGCGCCTGCTGCAGGGCCTCACGCCGGGGCAGGAGCGCTGGGACGAAGAGGGACAGGACGAGGCGGCACTGGTGCAGCAGATGCAGGACAGTGGTCATGTCCTCTGCCTGAACTACTACGACTTCAACAAGATGCAGGCGGCGCTGCTGTTCCGCCGGCTACCCCAGGCTCGGCACCATGCCGAAGCCATGGAGGCATCGCTGGCGGCGAGCTTCGGCTGGTTCAGCATCGCCGAACATGCCTTCTATCAGGCGCTGATCCTGCTCGCGGAAGGCGAACTGGTGGACGAGGACCTGGCAAAGGTCCAGAGCGCCCGCGAGCGTCTGGCCGGGTGGGCGGAGCACTGCCCGGAGAACTTCGCGCACAAGCGTGACCTGGTGGACGCCGAGCTGGCCCGGCGCGACGGACGCGTCGAGGCTGCCATGGATCTCTATGAGCAGGCGCTGGAGTCCGCTCGCCTGCACGGTTTCCGGCAGGGCGCGGCGCTGGCCGAAGAGCTCTATGGCCGCTTCTGGCTGGAGCGGCAGCGACCGCGTCTGGCCCGGACCTATCTGCAGGATGCCCAGCGCAGCTACCTGCACTGGGGCGCGGCGGCCAAGGCCCAGGCGCTGGAAGACGAATTCCCACACTGGCTGCGCGTGGCCGAGACCAGCGCCCTGACGATGCAGCGTACCCAGGGCCAGTCCACCAGCGAGATGATGCGCCTGGACTGGCTGTCGGTGCTGAAGTCGCTACAGACCATCTCCAACGAACTGGCGCTGGATCAGCTGCTGGCGCGGATGATGCGCATCATCCTGGAGGAGGGCGGGGCCCAGCAGGGCCTGTTGCTGCTGCCCGAAGGCGGGCGCTGGCTGGTCCAGGCCTCGGTGAGCAGCGGCGCGACGGAGCCCAGGGTGCTGCAGGGCCTGCCCCTGGCGCTGAACGAGCAGGACGCCGGCGAAGGGCTGGTGCCCCTGACCCTGGTGGCCCACGTCATCCGTCATCGGGAGCCGGTGATTCTCGACGATGCCGCCCGTGCCGGGCGTTTCGTCCGCGATGCCTATATCCGTGCGCGCCGTCCGCGCTCGATCTGCTGCCTGCCGGTGCTGCGCCAGGGGCGCTTGATCGGCATCCTCTATCTGGAAAACAACCTGCTGGCCCAGGCCTTTACCCCGGGTCGCCTGCAGGTGCTGGGCATCCTGGCCACGCAGGCGGCCATTTCCCTGGAACACGCGCAGATCTACGAGACCCTGGAGCATCGCGTCGCCGAACGGACCCTCGAGCTGGACCAGGCGCGGATCCGCGCCGAGGAAGCGGCGGCGGCGAAGTCGCTGTTCCTGGCGACCATGAGCCACGAGATCCGCACGCCACTCAATGCGGTGATCGGTCTGAGTCGCCTGACGCTGGGTACCCGGCTGTCCGGCGAGCAGCGCGGCCATGTCGGCAAGATCCTCGATTCCGGCGAGACCCTGCTGGGCGTGATCAACGACGTGCTCGACTACTCGCGTAACGAAGCTGGTGGTACCCAGCTCGAACGGTTGGGCTTCAACCTGGCCAAGGTACTCGAACGCACGCTCAATCTCTGCGCGCTCAAGGCCCACGAGAAGGGGGTCGAACTGATCCTGGATTGCAGCCCGGACATTCCCCTGGCGCTGGAAGGGGATCCGCTGCGGCTGCAGCAGGTGCTGGTCAATCTGTTGAGCAACGCGGTCAAGTTCACCGAGCGGGGCCATGTGCTGATTCGCGTCGGCGCCGTCTGCGAAGAGGGTCGCGCGCATTTCAGCCTGGCGGTGGAAGACACCGGTATCGGCCTGACCGAGGCACAGCAGGCGCAGCTCTTCCAGCCCTTTACCCAGGCCGATGGCTCCATCAGTCGCCGCTATGGTGGCACCGGCCTGGGCCTGGCGATCTCGCGCCAGCTCACCGAGCTCATGGGCGGCACCTTGGAGGTTCACAGCGAGGCGGGACGGGGCTCCTGCTTCACCCTGCGCCTGACGTTGCCAATGGTCGGCGAGCCCGAGCGGCTGCCCAGCCAGACCCCGCGTCAAGTGCTGCTGGTGGACGATCATGGCCTGGCCCGGCGTACCCTCGGCCAGCGCCTGCGCGAACTGGGCATGCAGGTGGTGGAAGCGGAGTCCGGCGAGCAGGCCTTGGGGGCGATGATCGATCACGCCGCGGCCTTCGAACTGGCCATCGTCGACTGGCGTCTCGGCGCCGAGGATGGCCTGGTGCTGGCACGGCGTCTGCGCGAATGCCAGCCGCAGCTGGCGCTGACCCTGCTGGCCTCACCCTATGAGGCGGAGGAGGTGCGCAGCCTGGGCGAGGATCTGCCAGGGCTGGAGTTGCTGGACAAGCCGGTCACCGGGCCGGCCTTGCAGCGCCTGCTGGCCGGCCTGGGCATGGCGCCCGTCGCCTCGCCGACCATGGGCCAGAGCGTGGTGGACCTGCAGGGCATCCGCCTGCTGCTGGTGGACGACAATGCCATCAATCGTCAGGTGGTCATCGGCTTCCTGCAGGGCAGCGGCATTCTCATCGACGTGGCCGAGGACGGCCAGGCGGCGCTGGATCAGCTGGAGCGCGAGCGCTACGACCTGGTGCTGATGGATGTGCACATGCCGCGACTGGATGGCCTGTCGGCGACCCGCGAGCTGCGTACCCGCCCGGCGCTGGCAGGGCTGCCGGTCATCGCCATGACCGCCAATGGCCTCCCAGGGGATCGGGAACGCTGCCTGGACGCGGGCATGAACGATCACCTGGTGAAGCCGCTCGATCCCGCCGAATTGTTCCGCATCATCGCCGCCTGGGCCAACCTCGAACAACTGCAGCGTGCCGAGCGCAAGGCGGTGGAAGAGGTCGAGGAGAGCAAGGACGTCGGCGTGCTGGCCCGGGCCCGCGCCAGTGCGGTACTCGAACCCGAGCCAGCGTTGCACCTGCTGCGCGGCAGTGCCGAGCTCTATGAACAGCTGCTCCGGGATTTCCGCCTGCAGCAGGCCGAATTGCCCGAGAAGGTCGCCGCCTGGCGCGCGGCGGACGATGTCACCGCCCTCTTCGAGTGTGCCCACAGTCTGCAGGCCACGGCGGCCTATGTCGGGGCCAGCGCCTTGCAGGAGGCCGCCCAGCGTCTCACCCAGCGGATTCGTCTGGCTCAGCCCATCGGTGACGACGTGCGCCGGCTACAGGTGGAAGCCGAGCGCTGCCTGACGGCGCTCGACGAGATCCTGCTGCCGGTCGACCAGGATGTGGAGGCCTCCACGGAAGCCTTCGAGGTCTTGCTCGAACGGCTGGTCGGGCTTCTGCAGACCTCGGACTTCGCCGCTGAAGAGCTGCTCGATACCCTGCTGCGGGCCTGCGTAAGTAACACCCATGGCGCCGACGTGGCGCGGATCCGGGAGTGGGTGAACGACGTCGAGTTCGAGCATGCCGCCGATGCCACCGCGGATCTGCTGCGGCGGGTGCGTCAGGCCGGACAACGGTCGGGATAG